From Segatella copri, the proteins below share one genomic window:
- a CDS encoding peptidase U32 family protein yields MNTKINEFEVMAPVGSRESLAAAIQAGADSVYFGIGKLNMRSHSANHFTIDDLREIAATCNEHGIKTYLTVNTVIYDNDIPTMKEIIDAAKEAGISAVIASDVAVMSYCNEVGEEVHLSTQLNISNTEALKFYARFADVSVLARELNMDQVKHIHEQIEQQNICGPMGKQIRIEMFCHGALCMAVSGKCYMSLANANRSANRGECVQICRRSYTVTDNETGNQLEIDNKYVMSPKDLKTIRFIDRMMDAGVRVFKIEGRARGPEYVYTVVKCYKEAIAAVLDGTFTEEKKDEWDEKLATVFNRGFWDGYYQGQTLGEWNKHYGSVATEKKVLVGKVMKYFSKLGVAEVAVEASTFDKGEKLLITGNTTGVMYLHADEIRYDLKPVETAQQGWRVSIPVPDKVRPNDKLYKLITVNEIKEIK; encoded by the coding sequence ATGAATACAAAGATAAACGAATTTGAAGTGATGGCACCAGTGGGCTCACGCGAGTCACTGGCTGCTGCCATACAGGCTGGTGCCGACTCCGTATACTTTGGTATCGGCAAGTTGAACATGCGTTCCCATTCAGCCAACCATTTTACTATCGATGATTTGCGAGAGATTGCTGCCACCTGCAATGAGCATGGTATCAAGACCTATCTCACCGTCAATACAGTCATCTACGATAACGACATCCCAACGATGAAGGAAATCATCGATGCTGCCAAGGAGGCAGGCATCTCTGCTGTCATCGCCAGCGATGTGGCTGTAATGAGCTATTGCAATGAAGTGGGCGAGGAGGTTCACTTATCCACACAGTTAAATATCTCAAACACAGAGGCTTTGAAGTTTTATGCACGCTTTGCAGATGTTTCCGTACTGGCACGTGAATTGAACATGGACCAGGTGAAGCACATCCATGAGCAGATAGAGCAGCAGAACATCTGCGGACCTATGGGCAAGCAAATCCGCATCGAAATGTTCTGTCATGGTGCTCTGTGCATGGCTGTATCGGGCAAGTGCTACATGAGTCTCGCCAATGCCAACCGCTCTGCCAACCGTGGCGAGTGTGTGCAGATCTGCCGCCGCAGCTATACTGTTACAGATAACGAAACTGGCAACCAGCTTGAAATCGACAACAAGTATGTGATGAGTCCGAAGGACCTGAAAACCATCCGCTTCATCGACCGCATGATGGATGCCGGTGTGCGCGTCTTCAAGATAGAAGGCCGTGCCCGTGGTCCTGAATACGTATATACCGTAGTGAAATGTTATAAGGAGGCGATAGCTGCCGTGCTCGACGGAACCTTTACCGAGGAGAAGAAGGATGAGTGGGATGAGAAACTCGCCACCGTCTTCAACCGTGGTTTCTGGGACGGCTATTACCAGGGGCAGACTCTCGGTGAATGGAACAAGCATTACGGTTCCGTAGCTACCGAGAAGAAGGTGCTAGTGGGCAAGGTGATGAAATATTTCTCTAAGTTGGGTGTGGCAGAAGTAGCCGTAGAGGCATCTACCTTCGACAAGGGCGAGAAACTGCTGATTACGGGTAACACCACCGGTGTGATGTATCTCCATGCCGATGAAATCCGCTACGACCTGAAACCGGTAGAGACAGCGCAGCAGGGCTGGAGAGTTTCCATCCCTGTACCAGATAAGGTACGCCCTAACGACAAGCTCTATAAGTTGATTACAGTAAACGAAATTAAAGAAATAAAATAA
- a CDS encoding ATP-binding protein, which produces MIDNKLYEYMAELLKRTPLDFIRYKYDEINWNGRLVGIVGPRGVGKSTMILQRIKLSKEGHHLYVSADNIYFSNHSLIDFADEFIKEGGTHLYIDEIHKYAGWSRELKQIYDMHPSLNLIFTGSSVLDIKKGEADLSRRALMYMMQGLSFREYLQLFEGIKTRVFSLDEILNHQVEIPGLDHPLPVFRAYLDHGYYPFAIEGDFTQRMLQVIDQTIEVDIPQYADMKASTARKLKRMLVILSGLAPYKPSVDNLATEIGVSKNNVPDYLVYLERAGMIGLLRDDTSGMRNLGKVEKVYVDNPSLMSVLTSNPNIGNIRETFFYNQMREKQDVTSSRVSDFTIGDYTFEIGGRKKGKKQIEDVKNGRIVKDDIETGHGIIIPLWYFGMNY; this is translated from the coding sequence ATGATAGACAATAAACTTTATGAATACATGGCGGAGTTATTGAAACGTACTCCGCTTGATTTCATCAGATATAAATATGATGAAATCAACTGGAATGGACGATTAGTAGGTATCGTTGGTCCGCGAGGTGTTGGAAAATCCACCATGATACTTCAGCGCATCAAGCTGTCTAAGGAAGGCCATCACCTGTATGTGTCTGCCGACAATATCTATTTTTCAAATCATTCCTTGATTGACTTTGCTGACGAGTTTATCAAGGAGGGTGGTACACATCTTTATATAGATGAAATTCACAAGTATGCCGGTTGGAGCAGAGAACTGAAGCAAATTTACGACATGCACCCATCCCTGAACCTTATCTTTACCGGTTCATCGGTCTTGGATATCAAGAAGGGCGAAGCTGATCTGAGTCGTCGGGCGCTGATGTATATGATGCAAGGCTTGTCGTTTAGGGAATACCTGCAACTTTTTGAAGGCATCAAGACCAGAGTTTTCAGTCTCGACGAAATACTCAATCACCAGGTAGAGATTCCGGGGTTGGACCATCCATTGCCTGTTTTCAGAGCGTACCTCGACCATGGCTATTACCCATTTGCCATAGAGGGAGATTTTACGCAAAGAATGCTGCAGGTGATAGACCAGACGATAGAAGTTGACATTCCGCAATATGCTGATATGAAAGCTTCAACAGCACGCAAGCTGAAGCGTATGCTCGTCATTCTTTCCGGGTTGGCTCCCTACAAGCCAAGCGTAGATAACCTCGCCACGGAAATCGGGGTAAGCAAGAACAATGTGCCTGATTATCTCGTCTATCTGGAGCGTGCAGGAATGATAGGTCTGCTCAGAGATGATACTTCGGGTATGCGCAATCTGGGAAAGGTGGAAAAAGTTTATGTAGATAACCCAAGTCTGATGTCAGTACTCACCTCTAATCCCAACATAGGAAACATAAGGGAAACTTTCTTCTACAATCAGATGAGAGAAAAACAAGACGTTACTTCCTCCAGGGTTTCCGACTTTACCATTGGTGATTATACCTTTGAGATTGGCGGAAGGAAGAAAGGTAAAAAGCAGATAGAGGATGTAAAAAACGGACGTATCGTAAAAGACGATATAGAGACGGGGCATGGAATCATCATCCCTCTCTGGTACTTCGGAATGAATTATTAG
- a CDS encoding IS1182 family transposase produces the protein MLEQQQTISFSDYSSLYDLIIPKDNLLRQITDLVDFRFVYQELQDKYCHDNGRTAESPIRMFKYLLLKVIYDISDVDVVERTRYDMSFKYFLGLTPEETNLINPSSLTKFRRLRLKDMDLLDLLIKKTVSIAIEAGVLKSRTIIVDATHTHSRSNPISAAKSLEYYCKAVIKVVNSVDDSMELPELPKEKKYSSIMTAAKTIVATVEADAATANMPAVKERLNMLKETISDAETRGVISKDADARTGHKTAHSSFFGYKTHIAMSDERIITAATVTSGEKGDGQQLPELIKKTEEAGMEVDSIVADKAYSSKENLKMAKENNMRLSARLSSVIDGNRTNKLPFEYNKDADLYVCPAGHLAKWKEMNYRKNDKRHRNSSITYYFDVDKCKVCPLREGCYKEGAKTKTYAVTIKSDEQLEQIEYQKTEEFINLQRKRYKIEAKNSELKNVLGYDRALSYGLSCMEMQGALTIFAANVKRIIKLMQNA, from the coding sequence ATGCTAGAGCAACAACAGACCATATCATTCAGTGATTATTCAAGTTTGTATGACTTGATTATCCCAAAAGACAACCTGCTCCGCCAGATTACTGACCTGGTGGACTTTCGTTTCGTATACCAGGAATTGCAGGACAAGTATTGTCATGACAATGGTCGTACAGCAGAGAGTCCTATCCGTATGTTTAAGTATCTTCTTTTAAAGGTAATCTATGACATATCGGATGTTGATGTTGTTGAACGTACTCGCTATGATATGTCGTTTAAGTACTTCTTGGGATTAACTCCTGAGGAGACTAATCTGATTAATCCTAGTTCCTTGACCAAATTCCGTCGACTTCGTCTGAAGGATATGGACCTGTTGGATCTTCTTATCAAGAAGACTGTTTCTATTGCTATAGAAGCAGGTGTCCTCAAGTCTAGAACCATCATTGTTGATGCAACCCATACGCATTCTCGTTCCAACCCTATCAGTGCAGCAAAGAGTTTGGAGTATTATTGCAAGGCCGTAATCAAGGTCGTTAATTCTGTGGATGACAGCATGGAATTGCCTGAGCTTCCAAAAGAAAAGAAGTATTCTTCTATCATGACTGCAGCCAAAACGATAGTTGCTACGGTGGAAGCTGATGCTGCAACTGCCAATATGCCTGCAGTCAAGGAGCGTCTCAATATGCTGAAAGAAACCATTTCAGACGCAGAGACCCGAGGCGTAATATCAAAAGATGCAGATGCCCGTACAGGACATAAAACAGCGCATTCTTCATTCTTTGGCTATAAGACGCATATAGCTATGAGCGATGAGAGAATTATCACCGCAGCTACCGTCACCTCCGGCGAGAAGGGTGATGGACAGCAATTGCCAGAATTGATAAAAAAGACAGAGGAAGCAGGAATGGAAGTTGATTCCATAGTAGCAGATAAGGCATATTCCAGCAAGGAGAATCTCAAAATGGCAAAGGAAAACAATATGCGCCTCTCTGCTCGTTTAAGCTCTGTAATTGACGGTAATCGAACAAACAAACTCCCTTTTGAATACAACAAGGATGCAGATCTGTACGTCTGCCCAGCAGGGCATCTGGCGAAATGGAAAGAGATGAATTATCGCAAAAATGACAAGCGTCACAGAAACTCCAGCATTACCTATTATTTTGATGTGGACAAATGCAAGGTCTGTCCATTACGTGAAGGTTGCTACAAGGAAGGAGCCAAGACAAAAACATATGCGGTTACCATCAAATCGGATGAACAGTTGGAGCAAATCGAATATCAAAAAACAGAAGAGTTTATAAATCTTCAGAGGAAACGATACAAGATAGAAGCCAAAAACTCCGAACTTAAGAATGTCTTAGGATATGACAGAGCCCTGTCATACGGTTTGTCGTGCATGGAAATGCAGGGAGCTTTGACTATTTTCGCTGCAAATGTGAAGAGAATCATCAAATTGATGCAAAATGCATAA
- a CDS encoding FimB/Mfa2 family fimbrial subunit: protein MKNVFTSGMILFLAMTTMVSCTQENVMLETTPQVKNQEVRFCFFEKSIVPIGQDEESNLARTRADGSEKSLKDAKLYTDLQVCLIPKGDETTAGYTVRQENWDDKFGNVSLQVPAGEYTLVAVAAKTDLQQEKRIEVKSRYEMTFANNIVRDMAYTLQDIKVESGSKAVTQNVSLKRAVSCFELRATDIMPLTTKTQEITISGSCGTVFNPSTGFCKEKATITRNFSLEAKEHQERIIYYTLYTLLTDKDVTDIHITATAKDKEEKIIKTISFDNVHLVIGKKTTYTGPIFTYPANSMSFTVNQPEIPASGYDKKF from the coding sequence ATGAAGAATGTTTTTACCTCAGGAATGATTCTGTTCCTGGCAATGACCACAATGGTTAGTTGCACACAAGAAAACGTGATGCTTGAAACAACACCACAAGTCAAGAACCAAGAAGTAAGATTCTGCTTCTTCGAAAAATCCATTGTGCCTATCGGTCAGGATGAAGAGAGCAATCTTGCCAGAACGAGAGCCGACGGGAGCGAGAAATCGCTCAAGGATGCAAAACTCTACACAGATCTGCAAGTATGTCTCATTCCGAAAGGAGATGAAACTACTGCCGGCTATACCGTAAGACAGGAAAACTGGGATGACAAATTCGGAAATGTCAGCCTGCAGGTGCCGGCAGGAGAATACACGCTCGTTGCCGTAGCAGCAAAAACAGATTTGCAGCAGGAAAAACGAATCGAAGTAAAATCAAGGTATGAAATGACCTTTGCCAACAATATTGTACGCGATATGGCGTATACCCTGCAGGATATCAAGGTGGAATCGGGCAGCAAAGCCGTAACACAGAATGTTTCGCTGAAACGTGCCGTCAGCTGTTTTGAACTGCGTGCTACCGACATCATGCCCCTGACTACCAAGACTCAGGAAATCACGATAAGCGGAAGCTGCGGCACGGTGTTCAATCCTTCTACCGGATTCTGCAAAGAAAAGGCTACCATCACCCGAAACTTTTCTTTAGAAGCCAAAGAACACCAGGAAAGAATCATTTACTATACACTCTACACCCTTCTGACCGACAAAGATGTAACCGACATCCATATAACAGCTACGGCAAAAGACAAGGAAGAAAAGATTATCAAGACCATCAGCTTTGACAACGTACACCTGGTTATCGGAAAGAAGACTACCTATACCGGTCCGATTTTTACCTACCCTGCCAACAGTATGTCGTTCACAGTCAACCAGCCGGAGATTCCAGCATCAGGCTATGACAAGAAATTTTAA
- a CDS encoding Rpn family recombination-promoting nuclease/putative transposase, giving the protein MKQVEERYISLLTDFGFKRIFGTAMNKDLLICFLNSLFNGRQVVKDVSYLNPEHVGDGYTDRKDIFDVYCEGENGEKFIVEMQNAYQAYFKDRSLFYSTFPIREQAPKGNDWDFKINHVYTVALLNFNMYEDAFDKEKTRHHVQLCNTATHKISYDKQEFIYVVLAKFNKTLGELETLYEKWLYALKNLYKLTQRPKELCDKVFDRLFEEAEIAKFTPQEMREYEASKMAYRNIKNCIDTAKQEGLAEGIELGRKICMEKGMEKGRAEGKHEANTEIAQRLLAMGLSAEQVSKATQLPLEIIKNLSNS; this is encoded by the coding sequence ATGAAACAGGTAGAAGAAAGATACATCAGCTTGCTGACCGACTTCGGCTTCAAGCGAATTTTTGGAACAGCAATGAACAAGGATTTGCTCATTTGCTTCCTCAACAGCTTGTTTAATGGCAGACAGGTTGTGAAGGACGTGTCGTATCTGAACCCGGAGCACGTGGGAGATGGCTATACCGACCGCAAAGACATCTTCGATGTATATTGTGAGGGCGAAAACGGCGAGAAGTTCATCGTTGAAATGCAGAATGCTTATCAGGCGTATTTCAAGGACCGCTCCCTCTTCTACTCAACCTTCCCTATCCGTGAACAGGCACCCAAGGGGAACGACTGGGATTTCAAGATCAATCATGTCTATACTGTTGCGCTGCTCAATTTCAACATGTATGAGGATGCCTTCGACAAGGAGAAAACCCGCCATCATGTACAATTGTGCAATACCGCTACCCACAAGATTTCCTACGACAAGCAGGAGTTTATCTATGTAGTACTAGCTAAATTCAATAAGACACTAGGAGAATTGGAAACGCTCTACGAGAAGTGGCTTTATGCGCTGAAGAACCTCTATAAACTTACCCAACGCCCAAAGGAGTTGTGCGACAAGGTTTTCGACCGCCTCTTCGAAGAAGCCGAAATAGCCAAGTTTACTCCGCAGGAAATGAGGGAGTATGAAGCAAGTAAGATGGCATATCGGAATATCAAGAACTGCATTGATACGGCGAAGCAAGAAGGTCTTGCGGAGGGTATAGAACTGGGGAGGAAAATATGTATGGAGAAAGGTATGGAGAAAGGTAGAGCTGAAGGCAAGCATGAGGCCAACACAGAAATAGCACAACGTTTGCTGGCAATGGGACTTTCTGCCGAACAGGTTTCCAAAGCTACCCAGCTACCTTTGGAAATCATTAAGAATCTGAGCAATTCATAA
- a CDS encoding RNA methyltransferase — protein sequence MRKLRTIEMNRLTLEEFKEAEKLPLIVVLDDVRSLYNVGSVFRSCDAFRVEAVYLCGITATPPNVEIHKTALGGEDSVDWEYFKTTEEAVEKLKQKGYFVYSIEQVEGSTKLQNLPEAHPSLSKGYAVIFGNEVKGVKQNIVDMSDGCLEIPQFGTKHSLNVSVTAGIVVWEFAKLLKL from the coding sequence ATGCGCAAATTAAGAACGATAGAGATGAACCGCCTCACCCTGGAGGAATTCAAGGAAGCTGAGAAGCTGCCCCTGATAGTGGTCCTGGATGATGTGCGTTCATTATATAATGTAGGAAGTGTTTTCCGTTCCTGCGATGCCTTCCGTGTAGAGGCGGTGTATCTCTGCGGAATCACCGCCACCCCTCCCAATGTCGAGATTCATAAGACGGCATTGGGTGGCGAAGACAGCGTGGATTGGGAATACTTCAAGACTACCGAAGAGGCGGTAGAGAAGTTGAAGCAGAAAGGCTACTTTGTATATAGCATCGAGCAGGTAGAAGGCTCCACCAAGCTCCAGAACCTGCCTGAGGCTCACCCATCCCTCTCCAAAGGATACGCCGTCATCTTCGGTAACGAGGTGAAGGGAGTCAAGCAGAACATCGTGGATATGAGCGATGGCTGTCTGGAGATTCCCCAGTTCGGTACCAAGCATTCCCTGAATGTCAGCGTAACAGCCGGTATTGTAGTCTGGGAGTTTGCCAAACTCCTGAAACTATAA
- a CDS encoding SufE family protein: MATINELQDEVVEEFQDFTDWMDKYQMLIDLGNELAPLDEKYKNEQNLIDGCQSRVWLQCDYVDGKLVFTADSDALIVKGIIALLIRVLSGHTPTEIMDADLYFVEKIGLKDHLSPTRSNGLLAMIKQIRMYALAYKTKEAEA; encoded by the coding sequence ATGGCAACAATTAATGAATTGCAGGATGAAGTAGTAGAGGAGTTCCAGGATTTCACCGACTGGATGGACAAGTATCAGATGCTCATTGACTTGGGCAACGAGTTGGCTCCTCTCGATGAGAAATACAAGAACGAGCAGAACCTTATCGACGGCTGCCAGAGCCGCGTATGGTTGCAATGCGATTATGTAGATGGCAAGCTCGTATTCACTGCCGATAGCGATGCGCTCATCGTAAAGGGTATCATCGCCCTCCTCATCCGTGTGTTGAGCGGTCATACCCCAACCGAGATTATGGATGCCGACCTCTATTTCGTAGAGAAAATTGGTCTGAAAGACCATTTGAGTCCAACCCGCAGCAATGGTCTTCTGGCGATGATCAAGCAGATTCGCATGTACGCCCTTGCCTACAAGACCAAGGAGGCAGAGGCTTAA
- a CDS encoding Rpn family recombination-promoting nuclease/putative transposase, which yields MKYLDPKADLTFKKIFGNHPKRLISLLNALLPLSEEEQIHEIKYLPTELVPQLEGGKNTIVDVLCTDARGRKFCVEMQMEWSDAFQQRVLFNASKLYVSQAKKGGKYSELQPVYSLNLVNDIFAHDTPDFIHNYRIVHDKDSSKVIKGLHFTFIELPKFTPHSIADKRMMVLWLRFLTEINSNTKEIPSDLLNDPEIGKAVEELEISGFTDAELRAYDKFWDSVSVERTLLDDRYQKGMEKGIKQGREEGRAEGKHEANTETAQRLLAMGLSAEQVSKATQLPLEIIKNLSNS from the coding sequence ATGAAGTACTTAGATCCTAAGGCAGACCTTACGTTCAAGAAGATATTCGGCAATCATCCTAAAAGACTGATCAGCCTTCTGAACGCCCTCCTGCCACTCAGCGAAGAGGAGCAGATACACGAGATAAAGTATCTGCCTACAGAACTTGTACCCCAGCTCGAAGGGGGCAAGAACACCATTGTGGACGTACTCTGCACAGATGCCAGAGGCAGAAAGTTCTGCGTGGAAATGCAGATGGAATGGTCTGATGCATTCCAGCAGCGAGTACTGTTCAATGCGTCTAAGCTCTATGTGAGTCAAGCTAAAAAGGGAGGAAAATACAGTGAATTGCAACCCGTATATTCCTTGAATCTTGTGAATGATATCTTTGCGCATGATACTCCGGATTTCATCCACAACTATCGCATCGTGCATGATAAGGACAGCAGCAAGGTAATTAAAGGCTTACATTTCACCTTCATTGAGCTCCCGAAGTTCACTCCTCATTCCATTGCCGATAAGCGCATGATGGTCTTGTGGCTCCGTTTCCTCACGGAAATCAATTCCAACACGAAGGAGATTCCTTCCGACCTGCTCAATGATCCGGAGATTGGAAAAGCCGTAGAAGAACTGGAAATATCCGGCTTTACAGATGCCGAACTCCGTGCCTACGACAAATTCTGGGATTCCGTAAGTGTTGAAAGAACTCTCCTGGATGACAGATACCAGAAAGGAATGGAAAAGGGCATAAAGCAAGGCAGAGAAGAAGGCAGAGCAGAAGGCAAACATGAGGCCAACACAGAAACAGCACAACGTTTGCTGGCAATGGGACTTTCTGCCGAACAGGTTTCCAAAGCTACCCAGCTACCTTTGGAAATCATTAAGAATCTGAGCAATTCATAA
- a CDS encoding BspA family leucine-rich repeat surface protein, whose translation MGGAKFYRFALFPLMLLMLLLLPTRMVAETTTEDPRYTLFNSLDGISDVTITDNGSYPWKMLDLKADGMENLGFTIPDGSKGLMSSNYHVDGSFSETVVNFTVEKPMLLMFKYLVSSEYWDKATITIDNKKSWTISKINQIEIKELLSVGKHSLKLSYKKDDSVNENADRTCIYDLKTATTFSEYVADYVATNSTLTFKKITSDNLEGLDLSRMAVVYNIDMVQNVCTNYSSIKNIVFDESFKTYAPTSLRGFFGGCETLETISGLEYLNTANVEFMDHMFEGCSALTSLDLTNFNTAKVTYMNNMFEGCSALTSLDLTNFNTANVEVMLHMFNGCSALKSLDLTNFNTAKVTYMNNMFEGCSALTTIYVSNKFVTDNVSNGSDMFTGCKSLKDYSDSKTDHKYANCGTDGYFTPGCAYAEFDNATLTFRYKGVKPAGAYDLNVESNEPGWLTQSANIKKVVFDASFANARPTSCCWWFGNCFYLTEIEGVENLNTQNVTDMRNMFTCCYELTSLDVSNFNTQNVEDMTDMFLGCEKLSLLDLSNFNTANVMGMSSMFSGCSTLQTIFASDKFVTDKVFGGDDMFIDCENLKGFIDYISNTDKDKDDNKYANYKTGYFTKLVGKNGEKKIGATGETLTTENLVLDDGKDFVAYEPFAAKNASYSREIPKGSKWGTLCLPFAIDQSKETECKFYRLTGIDNDNECITLESCEEGKIPAGTPVLFKMNKDEQTLSISVQNAGIVKEPVAGTDVTEPEAETASDVNLVGSFTKIGGKDNKGLDKNDYIIGKDKFWRVSDLDDGNGVGIKPMRAYIHPAYEYLARAAMLSIGKGDGTTAIDNLNAISNDANAEYYDANGRRTNGLQKGLNIVKRGSKTYKIMVK comes from the coding sequence ATGGGGGGGGCAAAGTTCTATAGATTTGCCCTGTTCCCATTGATGTTGTTGATGTTGTTGCTTCTGCCTACACGTATGGTGGCGGAGACTACAACAGAAGATCCACGCTATACATTGTTCAATAGCTTGGATGGTATATCCGATGTTACCATTACTGACAATGGCAGTTATCCTTGGAAGATGCTGGACTTGAAAGCTGATGGAATGGAGAATCTTGGCTTTACTATTCCTGATGGTAGCAAGGGACTGATGTCAAGTAATTATCATGTGGACGGAAGTTTTTCAGAGACTGTAGTCAATTTCACAGTAGAAAAGCCTATGTTATTGATGTTTAAGTATCTCGTTTCTTCAGAATATTGGGATAAAGCCACTATTACTATAGATAACAAAAAGTCTTGGACGATTAGCAAAATAAATCAAATAGAGATTAAAGAATTATTATCTGTTGGCAAGCATTCTTTGAAGTTGTCTTACAAAAAAGACGACTCAGTTAATGAAAATGCCGACCGCACATGCATATACGATCTGAAAACAGCAACCACTTTTTCTGAATATGTTGCAGACTACGTTGCTACGAACTCTACATTGACTTTCAAAAAAATCACTTCGGACAATCTGGAAGGTCTTGATTTAAGCCGTATGGCTGTGGTATATAACATCGATATGGTGCAAAATGTGTGCACTAATTACAGTAGTATCAAGAATATCGTTTTCGATGAGAGTTTCAAGACTTACGCTCCTACATCGTTGAGGGGATTCTTTGGAGGCTGCGAAACCTTGGAAACAATTTCAGGCCTTGAATATTTGAATACAGCGAATGTGGAGTTTATGGACCATATGTTCGAAGGCTGCTCCGCTCTCACCTCTCTCGACCTCACTAACTTCAACACAGCGAAGGTGACGTATATGAACAATATGTTCGAAGGCTGCTCCGCTCTCACCTCTCTCGACCTCACTAACTTCAACACAGCGAATGTGGAGGTTATGCTCCATATGTTCAATGGCTGCTCCGCTCTCAAATCTCTCGACCTCACTAACTTCAACACAGCGAAGGTGACGTATATGAACAATATGTTCGAAGGCTGCTCCGCTCTCACAACCATCTACGTCAGCAACAAGTTTGTAACGGACAATGTTAGTAACGGTTCTGATATGTTCACTGGTTGCAAAAGTCTCAAAGATTATAGCGATAGCAAGACCGACCACAAATATGCCAACTGCGGCACGGATGGTTATTTTACTCCTGGATGTGCTTATGCCGAGTTTGACAATGCTACTCTTACATTCCGCTACAAGGGAGTAAAGCCTGCAGGAGCTTATGACCTTAATGTGGAATCTAACGAGCCGGGGTGGCTTACGCAAAGTGCAAATATCAAGAAGGTGGTCTTCGATGCTTCGTTTGCCAATGCAAGACCAACGAGCTGTTGTTGGTGGTTCGGAAATTGCTTTTATCTGACCGAAATTGAAGGTGTTGAGAATCTGAATACCCAGAATGTGACGGACATGCGCAATATGTTCACTTGCTGCTATGAGCTTACGTCGCTCGACGTCTCTAACTTCAATACTCAGAACGTGGAAGATATGACAGATATGTTTCTGGGCTGTGAAAAACTCTCTTTGCTCGACCTCTCTAATTTCAATACAGCGAATGTGATGGGTATGTCCTCTATGTTCTCTGGTTGCTCAACTCTCCAAACTATCTTCGCCAGCGATAAGTTTGTTACGGACAAGGTTTTTGGGGGTGATGATATGTTCATTGATTGCGAGAATCTCAAAGGTTTTATAGATTATATCAGTAACACAGACAAAGACAAGGACGATAACAAATACGCTAACTATAAGACTGGCTATTTCACCAAGCTGGTAGGTAAGAATGGTGAGAAGAAGATAGGTGCAACGGGAGAAACTCTTACTACGGAGAATCTTGTTCTTGATGACGGCAAGGATTTCGTGGCTTATGAGCCGTTCGCAGCCAAGAATGCATCTTACAGCCGAGAAATCCCTAAAGGTTCTAAATGGGGAACGCTCTGCTTGCCTTTCGCCATTGACCAGAGCAAGGAAACAGAATGTAAGTTCTATCGTCTTACAGGTATTGATAATGATAATGAATGCATCACCCTTGAGAGTTGCGAAGAGGGCAAAATCCCTGCCGGCACTCCGGTGCTCTTCAAGATGAATAAGGATGAGCAGACACTCAGCATTTCTGTACAAAATGCAGGCATCGTTAAAGAGCCAGTAGCTGGAACAGACGTTACTGAGCCAGAAGCAGAAACTGCCTCAGATGTCAACCTCGTAGGTTCATTCACCAAGATTGGCGGCAAAGACAATAAGGGTCTTGACAAAAACGACTACATCATTGGTAAGGATAAGTTCTGGCGTGTCTCTGACTTGGATGATGGCAATGGCGTGGGCATCAAACCGATGCGTGCATACATCCATCCTGCCTATGAATATCTGGCAAGAGCAGCCATGCTGAGCATTGGAAAGGGTGATGGCACTACTGCCATTGACAACCTCAACGCTATCAGCAACGATGCCAATGCAGAATACTATGATGCGAATGGTCGTCGTACCAATGGTCTGCAGAAGGGTCTGAACATCGTGAAGCGTGGCAGCAAGACTTATAAAATCATGGTTAAGTAA